One window of Trichocoleus desertorum ATA4-8-CV12 genomic DNA carries:
- a CDS encoding DUF4278 domain-containing protein: protein MKLRYRGVGYEIAQVVPSQPMSVTPATLTYRGNPYQSNQYQLMPHGIGSQPSMTNQSPQITSLPGTTVSPQLIYRGVAYTL from the coding sequence ATGAAACTTCGCTATCGCGGTGTTGGCTACGAAATCGCTCAGGTTGTTCCCTCTCAACCGATGAGCGTTACTCCAGCCACACTCACCTATCGGGGTAATCCATATCAGAGTAATCAGTACCAACTCATGCCTCATGGGATTGGCAGCCAGCCCTCTATGACTAACCAATCGCCTCAAATTACTTCCCTTCCAGGAACTACAGTCAGCCCGCAACTGATTTATCGCGGTGTTGCTTATACCCTTTAA
- a CDS encoding nitric oxide synthase oxygenase, whose amino-acid sequence MKLNNNQTCEQVAKAESLPTLLLEAIDYLPLLYQEQSLPESQLQERLAEIYREYRRSHTYWQAEEELVYGAKVAWRNSTGCIGRIFWETFNVRDLRHLTTAEEIFEAIVDHLYQATNGGNIRSTISIFAPVAPGQPGIRIWNSQLIRYAGYHQPDGSIIGDPEQAEFTELCQHFGWKGQGTPFDVLPLVIQMPRRKPQWFELPKAAVMEVPITHPDYKWFTELELKWHALPALANWQLEIGGISYSCAPFNGWYMSTEIGTRNFGDEQRYNLLPVIAERMGLNTRSKLSLWKDQALVELNRAVLHSFTACGVKIVDHHTASAQFMQHWQREAEAGRIVPADWGRIVPPMSASTMQVFHQEMQDVCLKPNFFPQPAPWK is encoded by the coding sequence ATGAAACTCAACAATAATCAAACTTGCGAACAAGTTGCAAAGGCAGAGTCATTGCCAACACTGTTGCTAGAGGCGATCGACTATCTCCCGTTGTTGTATCAAGAGCAGTCGCTACCAGAGTCGCAGTTGCAGGAGCGACTTGCAGAAATTTATCGTGAGTATCGGCGATCGCACACTTACTGGCAGGCCGAGGAGGAGCTAGTTTACGGGGCAAAAGTGGCTTGGCGCAATAGCACAGGTTGCATTGGACGGATCTTTTGGGAAACGTTTAACGTGCGAGATCTGCGCCATCTCACCACCGCAGAGGAAATCTTTGAGGCGATCGTCGATCATCTTTATCAGGCAACCAATGGCGGCAACATTCGTTCCACCATTAGCATTTTTGCACCCGTTGCACCGGGGCAACCTGGGATTCGTATTTGGAATTCACAACTAATTCGCTATGCGGGATATCATCAACCAGATGGCTCAATCATTGGTGACCCTGAGCAAGCAGAATTCACTGAACTGTGTCAACACTTTGGTTGGAAAGGACAGGGAACTCCATTTGATGTCTTACCGTTGGTCATTCAGATGCCAAGACGGAAGCCTCAGTGGTTTGAACTCCCAAAAGCAGCGGTGATGGAAGTCCCAATTACACATCCTGACTATAAGTGGTTTACAGAACTCGAACTCAAATGGCATGCGCTTCCCGCCCTGGCAAACTGGCAATTAGAGATTGGCGGTATCTCCTATTCCTGCGCCCCCTTTAACGGGTGGTATATGAGTACTGAAATTGGTACCCGAAACTTTGGAGATGAGCAGCGATACAACTTATTACCTGTGATTGCCGAACGAATGGGATTAAATACCCGCTCAAAACTATCGCTGTGGAAAGACCAGGCACTTGTTGAACTGAATCGAGCCGTTTTGCATTCGTTTACCGCCTGTGGGGTCAAAATCGTCGATCACCACACCGCGTCTGCTCAGTTCATGCAGCACTGGCAGCGAGAAGCCGAGGCTGGACGCATCGTGCCTGCAGATTGGGGAAGGATCGTGCCGCCAATGTCTGCGTCTACAATGCAGGTGTTTCACCAAGAGATGCAAGATGTTTGCCTCAAACCCAACTTTTTTCCACAGCCTGCACCTTGGAAATGA
- a CDS encoding AAA-like domain-containing protein, giving the protein MLQQTGAASGLSAFNVCIVGRCPPGDLISDTHRTPFNIGRAIDLQGFAEHEAQVLSEGLTEIVDAPQTALHEILRWTGGQPFLTQKVCQLVVQEWRREDADHCTTRSLRDSIERLIQTHMINNWEAQDYPEHLKTIRDRLLRNEQRAGRLLGLYQQILLAPDRSIPADDSAEQMALKLSGLVVQRQGKVWVANRIYETVFDPAWVGEQLGNLRIYNDAIAAWIASEREDSSRLLRG; this is encoded by the coding sequence CTGCTACAACAAACGGGCGCAGCATCCGGTCTATCGGCGTTTAACGTTTGCATTGTTGGGCGTTGCCCCCCTGGCGACCTGATCAGTGACACCCATCGCACCCCCTTCAACATTGGTCGAGCCATTGATTTACAGGGATTTGCTGAGCACGAAGCGCAAGTTTTATCAGAGGGATTGACAGAAATCGTTGACGCGCCTCAAACAGCATTGCATGAAATTTTGCGCTGGACGGGTGGACAACCGTTTCTGACGCAAAAGGTGTGTCAATTGGTGGTGCAGGAGTGGAGGAGGGAGGATGCAGACCATTGCACTACCCGATCGCTCCGCGACTCAATCGAGCGCCTCATTCAAACCCACATGATCAACAATTGGGAAGCCCAGGATTACCCTGAGCATCTCAAAACCATTCGCGATCGCCTGCTGCGGAATGAGCAACGAGCCGGTCGATTATTGGGGCTTTATCAACAGATATTGCTGGCTCCAGATCGGTCAATTCCAGCAGATGATTCGGCTGAGCAGATGGCGCTGAAGCTGTCTGGTTTGGTGGTACAGCGTCAGGGCAAAGTGTGGGTTGCTAACCGGATCTATGAAACGGTGTTTGATCCCGCCTGGGTGGGTGAGCAGTTGGGCAATCTGCGGATTTACAATGATGCGATCGCTGCCTGGATAGCTTCCGAGCGGGAAGATAGCTCTCGATTACTGCGGGGGTAG
- a CDS encoding AAA-like domain-containing protein encodes MSQLIEEILLKQSQPIVVFIDEIDSVLSFRDSLDDFFVLIRACYNKRAQHPVYRRLTFALLGVAPLAT; translated from the coding sequence TTGAGTCAGTTAATTGAAGAAATTCTGCTGAAGCAGTCGCAGCCCATTGTGGTTTTCATTGATGAAATTGACAGCGTTTTAAGCTTTCGTGACTCACTGGATGATTTCTTTGTGCTAATTCGTGCCTGCTACAACAAACGGGCGCAGCATCCGGTCTATCGGCGTTTAACGTTTGCATTGTTGGGCGTTGCCCCCCTGGCGACCTGA